The Arvicola amphibius chromosome 6, mArvAmp1.2, whole genome shotgun sequence DNA window CTGTCAGGGACAGCTTAGCTGCTCGCCCAGCCCAGGGCAAAGAGCACCGAAAGCAGTACCAGCTCACTATGGGAAAAGGGGGGCGGAACAACCAGGACTTTGGCTGGATCCAGGGGGTCTTTTGCGGGGTCCCCGACAACTGGGGCGCACCTTGGTCAACTTCACCCAGAGGCCGTGGCCGTTGCACAGCTCCTCGCCGGTGGTTCGCACGCAGGCTCCACGCCGGAGCTCAATACTGTCGCGGGCGGCGCGCAGCGGTCCCGAGCCGGCGCCTGGGGCAGGGCCCGCAGCACCCACACGCAGTCCCaggccctctgcctcccacacaggCAGCAGCACGCGCGACGGTCCCGCCGGGTCCTTGTAAAGCTTGTAGAGCACCTCTCGCGGCACGAAAGCCAGCGCCGCGGGTAGTGGCAGCCCAGCCCGGAGGCTGCGCGCCGCCTCGGCCAGGAAACGCACGCGGCCCAGGAGCTGTCGCGGGGACTCGAGCGCCGCTCCGGGGCCAGGACCAGCCATGGTGAAGCCGCTACGGTGAGACCCGTCAGGGAAACCCTGCCCCGCAGCAGCGGGGGCACCGCAAACTCAGCTTCCCACCACGCCCTGCCCTGCCTTCCACCCTACTTTGCCGTATGTTTTGGATTAAGTGCACAGCATATTTCCACCGTCTGGTCTGGTGTACTCTGACACTTCACGATAGTTCCTATTTTGTGACCCCGTCCAGGGTTAATCCAAAGCAGACTCAAAATTAGACTCTTGTTATGCAGCACAGGCTAGTTTCGAACTCGCTGTCCTCTCACTGGCTTTATTCAAGCGCATGGTGCTACTACCTTTGTTCAAGCAACTGCCACTACAAATTTTCTGGGTGCTTTGGCCTCTTGTTTTTGTCTCCTGCCCAACAAATATTACAactggttttttgagaaagggtttctctgtgtagccctgactgtcctggaacccactatatAGACAGACCCGCgtactcagagatccgcctgcctctgcttccccagtgctgggattaaaggtgtgagccaccatgccctgtttgagaaatatttttaaatttgctaAACTATCTATCCTAGGGGCGGCGTTACTAAATGTTTGGTAGAATGACCCCTTCCCCGGTCACTGGCAGGATGAATTTTCAATCATTCTGGATAGATGCTATTTGTTACTCCTAACCCCAGGAGACTAATATTCGTTGTCCACTTAAATGTGATTACTAATTTCTGGGTTCCCAAACGATTCGTAGAGCAGTCCCCGTCTTGCTCAGCATTTTATCATTCCAAGTAACTACTAGTGGGTATTGTAAACGCAGAGTAAAATACTTCAGTTCCGTGTACAGCCTTTTGCATCATTCGTTTGCCAGATAACATTGTTAGTCTCATGGAAGGGAGTGAAAGCGAGACTTGGGCTATTTCGGGATTTCCAGATCACAGATGGCAACAATTTTCTCATGCCACCTTAAGACGTATTGagaagtcatttctttctttgttactgCGTCGCAACAGTGGACTTTACGGTGAAAAGTTGCTGGGGTCCTACGGGCAGCAGGGAGGGCAGCCCAAAAGCTGTCACTGGAGTGGTCACGTGATTCTCAATATGGCGACGGCCTAGGGTGCCTTCAGGAAGGGGCGGAGCCTGGACTGTGTAGGCGGAGATTCAGATTAAAGCGGTGACCGGCGACTGCTCAGCTACTGTTTACCATGGAGGCGAACGGGCTGGGGTGAGTCTTCTGCTGCATGCGCTGTGGGTATCTTGCTTTCTGATTCCGGTCTTCCAATTCAGGGGATATATCCTTAAACTCTTATTTTTCTGGAGCGCTCCACTCTCCAAGTACGAACCCAAGTCACTGAGATTCCAAATCTTCCAGTCGTGGAACAGAACCTTCCCCGCTCCCTGCCCCGCCTTCCCTCCCGacctgccccccccacccccctccatTCCAGGGATTACTTTACGGGACTGCGTCCCAGGACGTTCCGACGTGACTCAGAACTTCTAACTAGCACCTGGGACCATCAACTCTGATCCTCGCTCTCGGTTTAGGGGATCGCCCTGCTTCACAATCAGACCACTCGCGGCCCGGTCCCCGAGATTAACTTCTTTTCCCCAAACTCTCTTTACTGGATTTTCATTCCAcgacaccgccccccccccatccctctaGTTTGGGAAAGCTGGACAAACGTTAGAAGAGAGGCCCCAGTGGGGCCCCCCTCCTGGTCTTGTGCGCCAACTGatagagaggaggcagaatggGTGGGGAGCCATGGTTTGCAAGCGGACCTGGAGGCGGCAGATAGCGGTGCCTGACTGAACCCGCCTTCCCCAAACCCCAATCTAGCTTAATGACATTTACTCCACCTGATCTTCAGACGCAAGAATTTTCCGGAGCTGAAGAATGACACGTTCCTGAGAGCAGCGTGGGGAGAGGAAACAGACTACACTCCTGTTTGGTGCATGCGACAAGCAGGCCGATACTTACCAGGTCAGGGGCAAAGCTATGGTCTAGATAAAACCGGAAATTCTAGAAGGCGAAGTTCTTCAGGGGACCATGATAACTTTGGAAGACCTCGTGGTTGAATcctgtcctccctctcctctcacaGAGTTTAGGGAAACTAGGGCGGGCCAGGACTTCTTCAGCACCTGCCGCTCTCCTGAGGCTTGTTGTGAACTGACTCTGCAGGTGAGGGCCTCACAAGTGCGGGTGGGACTCATGCGCTCAGTGAGCCGCCTCTCTAACCTCTGTTATTCCTACAGCCACTAAGAAGGTTCCCTCTAGATGCTGCCATCATCTTCTCTGACATCCTTGTCGTGCCCCAGGTACTCAATCCTGATCATGGaaggtgactttaaaaaaaaaaaaaaaagaaagaaaggaaggaaaggagaggactCCTTGGAAATCTGTCTTGTCAGTTTCAAGATTAGTACATAACTGGTAGAGGAAAACACTAAGAAATGGAGTTTGCCGgggtttgtttattcttttatttccttatcaCGTGGGTTGAACCAACCCTTCCCTCTGCAGTTCCAGGTTATGAACCCAGATATTTTATCCCCCTTAAGGCACTGGGCATGGAGGTGACCATGGTACCTGGCAAAGGACCCAGCTTCCCAGAGCCATTGACAGAAGAGCGGGACCTAGAGCGCCTACGGGATCCAGCAGCAGTGGCCACGGAGTTGGACTATGTGTTCCAAGCCATCACCCTTACTCGACAACAGCTGGCTGGACGTGTGCCACTAATTGGCTTTGCTGGTGCTCCGGTAATTCTGCACAGGGCATGGGCTGGAGCATGAAGAGGTCATCCTGGCAGGTCTGGTAGCGACACGGGATTCTATGCTGTGACATCTTTGTGCCCTGCAGTGGACCCTGATGACATACATGGTGGAGGGTGGCAGTTCAAGTACCATGGCTCAGGCCAAGCGATGGCTGTACCAAAGACCGCAGGCCAGTCACAAGCTGCTTGGCATACTCACTGATGCTCTGGTCCCGTATCTAATAGGACAAGTGGCTGCTGGTGCTCAGGTGAGTCTCTAGGGACAAGTAGACTGTAGCTTGGTCTGTCAGGACCCAAAGCAATGGCTTTTTAAAGTGGAGAAAGCAGGCACTTACTGTTCCTCCAGTGATCTGACTGCAGTATCtaagtggttctcaatcttcttaatgctgtgaccctttactaGAGTTCATGTTagggtgaccccccaaccataaaattttttgCTACTACATAGCTATAAATTTCTTAGTGTTATGAATCATCatatctgatatgggaccccTGTTAAAAGAAAGGGTCATTCAGCCTCAaaggggctgtgacccacaggttgagaaccacttagaTTTTAAGCCCTGAAACGACCCAGTACTTAAAGGTCTGAGTATTTGGA harbors:
- the Urod gene encoding uroporphyrinogen decarboxylase, giving the protein MEANGLGRKNFPELKNDTFLRAAWGEETDYTPVWCMRQAGRYLPEFRETRAGQDFFSTCRSPEACCELTLQPLRRFPLDAAIIFSDILVVPQALGMEVTMVPGKGPSFPEPLTEERDLERLRDPAAVATELDYVFQAITLTRQQLAGRVPLIGFAGAPWTLMTYMVEGGSSSTMAQAKRWLYQRPQASHKLLGILTDALVPYLIGQVAAGAQALQLFESHAGHLGPELFGKFALPYIRDVAKRVKAGLQEAGLAPVPMIVFAKDGHFALEELAQAGYEVVGLDWTVAPKKARERVGKMVTLQGNLDPCALYASEEEIGRLVQQMLDEFGPQRYIANLGHGLYPDMDPEHVGAFVDAVHKHSRLLRQN